The Clostridia bacterium genomic interval ACAGGTGCATAATGTGATTTTTTGGATAATGGGCAGCCTATCAAATGCTAGATGGAACAATGTATATATAGCTTTGCCTTGTATAGGCATAGGGATAGCTATATTGTTTTGTTTTGCTCAGGACTTAAATATAATGTTATTAGGCGATGAGACTGCCTCCCATCTAGGCGTGGAAGTAGAAAAGATTAAGAGAATATTGATGATTGTGGCATCCTTTGTGGCTGCATCAGCTGTAAGTGTAAGCGGCATAATAGGATTTGTAGGGCTTATAATTCCCCACGCAATAAGGATTATATTCGGACCGGATCACAGGGCACTATTGCCTTTATCTGCATTGACCGGCTCAATATTTTTGATAGTTGCTGATAATATAGCAAGAACTATTGTCCAACCTATAGAAATACCTGTAGGAGTGATCACTGCTCTATGTGGGGGACCATTTTTCATATATCTTTTAAAGAAGAACAAGACGGCGGTGTAGTATTATGGGAGACAATATTGTAGAGATCAAAGATATAAGTTATAGCTATCAGCGCCATTTAGTATTAAAGGAAGTAAACATTGATTTTCCTAAGGGGAAGTTCATCAGTATATTGGGGCCTAATGGTTCTGGAAAAACTACTCTTTTAAAAAATATATCAGGTGCATTAAGACCGGATTATGGTACAATAAATATTGACAAAAGGAATTTAAATGAGTATTCTAAAAAGGAATTAGCAAAAAAGGTAGCTTTTGTGCCTCAAAACACTTCAATAAATTTTGATTTTAGTGTATATGATATGGTGCTGATGGGAAGGACGCCATATATCGAAAGGTTGCAGAATGAGAAAATCGAAGATCTTAAGATAGCCAAAAAAGCTATGGAGCAGACAAGCACTTGGCAGCTTAAAGATAGATTTGCTACACAGCTGAGCGGAGGGGAGATGCAAAGAGTGGTAGCAGCAAGGGCTATCGCTCAACAGCCCGAAATCATACTGCTGGATGAACCCACTTCTCATCTGGATGTATATTATCAATTAGATCTGCTTGAATTGATGCATGGATTTAAGGAAAGACGAAACCTTACAGTGATAGCGGTATTGCATGATATAAATTTAGCTGCACAATTTAGCGATCTGATTGTTCTTATTAAAGAGGGAGAAATAGTAGGAATGGGTCCTGCTGCTGAAATAGTAACTGAAAAGAATATAAAACAGGTGTATGGAATAGATTGCTTTGTATCTTTAAATCCTATCACAAAATCTCCCTATGTGCTGCCTTACGGGAAAAGTACGAATAACAGCAGAAACAAAAGCCATACAAGATTTCATATAATTTGCGGAGGCGGGTCAGGATCTAATCTGATGGAAAAGCTGT includes:
- a CDS encoding ABC transporter ATP-binding protein encodes the protein MGDNIVEIKDISYSYQRHLVLKEVNIDFPKGKFISILGPNGSGKTTLLKNISGALRPDYGTINIDKRNLNEYSKKELAKKVAFVPQNTSINFDFSVYDMVLMGRTPYIERLQNEKIEDLKIAKKAMEQTSTWQLKDRFATQLSGGEMQRVVAARAIAQQPEIILLDEPTSHLDVYYQLDLLELMHGFKERRNLTVIAVLHDINLAAQFSDLIVLIKEGEIVGMGPAAEIVTEKNIKQVYGIDCFVSLNPITKSPYVLPYGKSTNNSRNKSHTRFHIICGGGSGSNLMEKLYDAGYPLSAGVLNIGDTDWNTGKILGIDIAEELPFSPISSLSFRDNLKLIHQSDVVVLSDLYFGEGNVKNIEILFDDSLKDVHILALYDKISDKDYTGNKVTALYDKLKQRKNVLFFTDEAHLISFIKDKYN